In the Cellvibrio sp. KY-GH-1 genome, ATCCGCGACGGACAGCTGGAGCAACCTCGATAGCAAAGGGTTATCGGTAAATATCACCGGTTATACCGCGGGTGGGGTGGCAACATCGCTGTACTTGGGGACCGTCGACGGCAATGCTAATACGTTGGGCGTTCAGGGGACTCCACGATCCTTGGCTGAGGTTGCCAACCAGATTGAATACAACGTTGCTACCGGCACTTCAGAGTCAGTTGTCATGACGTTTAACGGCAACCTCAACCAAGCCAGTTTTGGTGTAAACCGCTTGTTTCCGGGGGAGAACGGCGGGGAAATAGGTAAGTGGGAGGCTTATTACAACGGTGTGTTAGTGGCTTCTAATACTTTCAGATTGCTAGGTTCCAGCGAAGCAGGAACCTTTTCAATAAATACTGGTAGCCTGGTGTTTAACAGCATTAAGTTCAGCGCGTTGCATACCAACAACTCTACTGGTGATGGCGGTGATTATTACCTGACCAGTTTTGCCGGCTCGGGCCCAGCGGCTATGAATAGTAGTCTGACGGTTACCGCTGGTACCAGCAACACCATCAACGCATCCACCTTGTTGGCCAATGACACTGATGCCAATGGCGATACCTTAAGCATCAACAGTGTTCAAGGTGCAGTGAATGGCACTGTGAGTCTGGTTGGCGGTAATGCCGTGTTTACGCCTGCTGCGGGCTATACCGGTCCTGCCAGCTTTACTTATACGGTCAGCGATGGTCATGGCGGTTCTGATACTGCCACCGTTAACTTGCTGGTGGAGCGTACTAATAGCGCGCCTATTGCCGTGGACAACAGCTCGATAGTAGCTACCAACAGCTCGGTCACCATCGCTACATCAACCTTGCTGTCAAACGATTCAGATCCGGATGGCGACACCTTTACCTTGGTGAGTGTGCAGGGGGCGGTAAATGGTAGCGTCAGTCTGGTAGGCGCAAACGTTATTTTCACGCCGACGAGCAACTACGAAGGCCCTGCCAGTTTCGCTTACACCATCCGCGACGCGCTGGGGGCAATCAGTACGGCAAATGTAAATATCAGTGTTGGTGCAGCGAGTGCACCCAGTGTAGTCGTCAGTCGCTCTCTGGTGGCTATTGCTCACGGCACGGGTGGAACCAGTGTCAAGTTCCCAATTACTACCAAGTTGGTTGATACCGACGGCTCTGAGACCCTTTCAATTAAGATTAGCGGTGTGCCAACGGGGTTGACCTTTAATTCCGGTGTGAATTTGGGGGGAGGGGTATGGCAGTTTTCCGCGGCAGATTTACCCAACCTGACGCTAAATTTGCCGGGCAGCTATACCACCAACGCAACGCACCTCACCGTGCAAGTGACCTCAACAGAAAGTAGCGGTGGCTTTACCGCTGCTACGTCTTCCGTTGTGACCCTTAAAGCGGCTTATACCACGGTGGATATCACCACTACTGAGTCAGGTAGTTATACCGGTAGTTCGGCGAATGAATACATCACGGGTGGCAACGGCAATAACACGATTAACGCTAACAACGGAAACAATATTGTAAATGGCGGTGCCGGGGATGACACCCTGAGTGCTGGCTCGGGATCTGATGTGTTTTTTGGCGGTAGTGGTAACGACATTATTAATTCGGACAGCGGTTCTGATCGCATTAGTGGCGGCTCTGGGAATGACACCCTGCAGGGCGGTAATGCGGGTGAAAACTTTGTCGATGTATTTGTTTGGTCATTGGGTGACCAAGGTGTTGCGGGTACTCCTGCCGTGGATACCATCCAAAATTTTGCTACAGCGGCGGCCGGGAGCAACACTACCGGCGGTGATGTGTTGGATCTGCGCGATTTATTGCAGGGTGAATCAGTAGGTGCTTCCAACGGTGCTGGCAACCTGGCGGATTACCTCCATTTTGAGGTTTCGGGTGGAAATACTATTATTCATATCAGTCACACCGGTGGCTTCTCGGCTGATTCTCACTCAGTGGGCGCCAGCTATACCAGCGGTGCAGAAACCCAGCAAATTGTATTGAGTGGTGTGAATTTACAATCGCTTTACAGTGGTGCAACAACGGATCAACAAATTATTACCCAGTTGCTCAACAACAATAAGCTGATTACCGATTAGTGGGGCAATAAACTCATCTGCGAAATGAAAAATCCCGCTCAGTGCGGGATTTTTTAATGGAGTATTTATGTACGTAAAACGCAATCAACACGGCGACATCGTTTCAATCAGCAAACAGGCCGGTGCGGAATTCTCAGAAAAAATTGCCGATGATGCACAAGAGTTGCTGCAATTTTTTCAGCATGAGAAATCGGCAGAACAATTGGCGCTGGAACAGACTGACCAAACCATGGCGCGGGTATTGGAAGATGTGGTGAATTTGCTGGTAGAGCAAGGGGTGATTCGTTTTACCGATTTACCTGAAGCAGCGCAAAATAAGTTGCTCACACGGCGCGAATTGCGTGGTAAACGCCAGGGAATGAATTTGCTTGATGATGGTGATCATCTGCCATTGTGATTGCTAATAGAAACAAAAAATCCCGCCAATGGGGAACCCTTGGCGGGATTTTTCTATGCCGCCTTTTTGGCGGCAGTATTTTTTGTACTAACTAATAAATGTACCGGTCAATCCGTCCATGCCAATTTTTAACAGCACTACCTGCTCCTCATCGGTGCTTACACCTTCGGCGATAATTTGAATTCCGAGGGAGTGGGCTAACGTGCATAGGCTCTGCACAAAACTTTGGCTACTGCTGTTGGTGTTAATTGCGCGGGTAATAGCGCCGTCCAGTTTTAAATAATGCAAACCCATGTCTTGCAAGTTACCAAATTGGGTAAATTCCAGCCCTACGTGCTCCAAGCCTACTTTGCAACCCAAGCTACGCAAACGAATAATAAATGCGCGCAGTTCTTCCAGATGGCGCAACACACAGATTTCTGGAAACTCCAGCCACAAACGCTTGGCTTCTTGCGGATGTGCTTCCAGTAACGCTATCGCTTGTTCGCGAAAGTGGGCGTCGCATAACGCAAGCGCGGAAATATTAATCGCCAGATCCTGTTGCAAATTTTTCATGTGTTTAATGGCAAGGCTTAGTACCGCGATATCTATACTCGCCATAACACCCAAGCGTACTGCCCAGGGCATAAAATACCCCGCTGGGCGATATTCATTATCGAGCTTTAAACGCACAGCTGTTTCCAGATGCAGCAATTTTCCATCGGTATTTTTAACCGGAAAACTGGCCAGACGGATCTCTTCGGCGGCCAGCGCTGCCTCTATGCTGCTGCGCCATTCGTTCAGATTGTGCTGGGTATAACCAGGAGTTTCATCCACGGCAACGACTGCGCGGTTCCCTTTGAGTTCTGCCTGTGCGAGGGCTCCATCCAACTTATGCATCACCTGGCCGGGCTTTTCGCCCTGATTAAAACTACACAGCGCTAGCGGGATGGCGATTTTGTCGAAACCACCGGCAATTAATTGGAAATTTAATGATTGCGAAATATCGGTGCTGACAATATCAATTGGCGAATCAGTGGGAATCAATAAGCTGAAGTCGCTGCCGTTCAAGCGGCCAGCGTGGCTGCCAGGAAATTTTTGTTCGAGGTCAGAGAACACACTCGCTATCGCCCGCAGCAATTGATCTACCTGATTGTGCCCCAATTGTTGGTTAAGATCCTGCAGCATTAACACCTTGGCGATTACCAAAATACCGCGTTTTTCCGCATCTTCCCGGGTTAGTTGGACTTCCAGCAGATTCAAAAAGTGAGTGCGGTTTAACAATCCGGTCAAGCGATCAGTTTGAGAATCGCGGCGCAATAGCTCCAGCTGCCGCGCTTCCTTTTCCAACATTTGTTTAACACTGTGGGAAAGGGTATTCATAGCTCGTACCAGTCGCTGGAACTCTTTGGTCTTAGGTTCTTGCGAAACAATAAAGCGCCGCTCGCCGATGGCCTCTGCCTGATCGACAACCACATCTAATGGGCGCGAGATATATTTCAAAATCAAGCTACCAACAAGACCGCTTAACAGCGTGGCAAATACAAACCAATCAAATAAATCTTTGGTATTTTTCCATAAGGCTTCCAGTGCATAACGCGAATGGCTCTTTACCAGTAAGGTTCCTGCCTGCTGCCAATCATCTTGTATCTGGGCGATACCGGGAGCCACTTCAAATTTTATTTGTTTGGCAAACCATTTAGGTACGGTTTCAATTTGGCTGTTTTCAAAGTTGCGAGCAACAATCGGTT is a window encoding:
- a CDS encoding EAL domain-containing protein; protein product: MSLIKQLWIGIIIMLLLVLGGNFVISIVTAKTYLQEQLRLKNIDNANSLALSISQMPEKDPVTLELLITAQFDAGHYEYIIFQDINKKPIVARNFENSQIETVPKWFAKQIKFEVAPGIAQIQDDWQQAGTLLVKSHSRYALEALWKNTKDLFDWFVFATLLSGLVGSLILKYISRPLDVVVDQAEAIGERRFIVSQEPKTKEFQRLVRAMNTLSHSVKQMLEKEARQLELLRRDSQTDRLTGLLNRTHFLNLLEVQLTREDAEKRGILVIAKVLMLQDLNQQLGHNQVDQLLRAIASVFSDLEQKFPGSHAGRLNGSDFSLLIPTDSPIDIVSTDISQSLNFQLIAGGFDKIAIPLALCSFNQGEKPGQVMHKLDGALAQAELKGNRAVVAVDETPGYTQHNLNEWRSSIEAALAAEEIRLASFPVKNTDGKLLHLETAVRLKLDNEYRPAGYFMPWAVRLGVMASIDIAVLSLAIKHMKNLQQDLAINISALALCDAHFREQAIALLEAHPQEAKRLWLEFPEICVLRHLEELRAFIIRLRSLGCKVGLEHVGLEFTQFGNLQDMGLHYLKLDGAITRAINTNSSSQSFVQSLCTLAHSLGIQIIAEGVSTDEEQVVLLKIGMDGLTGTFIS